The following proteins are co-located in the Castanea sativa cultivar Marrone di Chiusa Pesio chromosome 8, ASM4071231v1 genome:
- the LOC142606804 gene encoding uncharacterized protein LOC142606804 codes for MSIFPFTFFIQVLLSVTCFAVFAYASWCPYHFVQQTNQQFEQKTDRFWEFNEQTNSWVEVELPHDLVSCVNDNCTKVGSISSTTKKNKDHFEKEHDVPEQRESLKKKDEENSDIVLPLRKRISLTRMSETSVWVTGESGSIYERFWNGVQWVLAPHDLPVYAGHAISVFVVNQTILALSEAGILYQMQLSENAQPVWVEFTPIVNQSIDREGEQSSEILIKSGAVSYDGVSVYFCTRNGTLLELTEIEPPRWVNHGQPPGANVAAIADAATVRTEVVYTISSIGDLYEYDRNSKPSWKKHIWRGAAEDASLIPSMGYTLYGLSGDYSISLFLLTKGGSLVERRLNQRKWKWVVHGSPKGQHLTCITPVLQDELNDKFFSLFLTTSSGSIYEYRIPKQSGIAQENQIPDAWVSHMHPLHAKAARGIAGLQFYIGKILFPLDDGRLAELHLPGLGGENSGPTYQANFRRKASAKYIWSIIDAPETEGWNAEYCTEQRGPTNCITGVKDDSNGIGFMRPMTRRRKGTQEQAYLPSVASDSEPIKAIDEYTFPVNWINTNFRLRVMHGGRSFFLITDGGLTFEYLYTENVWLWLRHDHTTAIKGALGNYNGSLYVVDTYGSLLIRERNSNDLAWIDCTALRKGRQVIGGPPWDAMPGGTMRVTPEDALFFVSKTGRLLQFTVALRKFKWKDCRNPPNTKVASIVDQEMFRENIVFVVGRNGRLYQYNKVTELWHDHYQSQHLTLSRFPGTAMRPLSLSLAGSLFMLSEDGGLVEYHWNTFDGWNWVEHGTPYKGVTLVGSPGPCFEGNQLFLIGSDGKVYLRYMDQMTWKWKSLGFPYMENIVVENQRQDEDNDRKEEICVDEDLTASLEMNSENLNDLSSYCDPKVASTRPIPFTEDSVIFELRDGRLAEMQRMEGMHWVWSRIIGTPTSFCVANY; via the exons ATGTCCATATTCCCTTTCACGTTTTTCATCCAGGTCCTTTTGTCAGTGACCTGTTTTGCGGTTTTTGCTTATGCTTCATGGTGTCCATATCATTTTGTTCAACAAACCAATCAACAGTTTGAGCAGAAAACTGATAGGTTTTGGGAGTTTAATGAGCAAACCAACAGTTGGGTTGAAGTAGAACTGCCTCATGATCTAGTCTCTTGTGTAAATGATAACTGTACTAAAGTGGGATCGATTAGTTCAACAACAAAGAAGAACAAGGATCACTTTGAAAAAGAGCATGATGTTCCTGAACAAAGGGAGAGTTTGAAAAAGAAGGATGAGGAGAATTCTGATATTGTTCTGCCTCTGAGAAAGAGAATTTCATTGACTAGAATGTCTGAGACATCCGTTTGGGTCACTGGTGAAAGTGGCTCTATCTACGAGAGGTTTTGGAATGGAGTGCAGTGGGTGCTTGCTCCCCACGATTTACCAGTATATGCAGGTCATGCAATCTCTGTGTTTGTTGTCAATCAGACAATTCTTGCTCTATCTGAAGCAGGAATTCTATATCag ATGCAACTCAGTGAGAACGCACAGCCAGTTTGGGTAGAGTTCACACCTATAGTAAATCAAAGCATAGATAGAGAAGGGGAACAAAGTTCTGAGATATTAATAAAGTCTGGTGCTGTGTCATATGATGGAGT TAGCGTTTATTTCTGCACAAGGAATGGGACACTGTTAGAACTTACTGAGATTGAGCCTCCAAG ATGGGTTAATCATGGCCAACCACCTGGCGCAAATGTTGCGGCTATAGCTGATGCTGCTACTGTGAGAACAGAAGTAGTGTATACCATAAG CTCCATAGGAGATCTTTATGAATATGATAGGAACTCAAAACCATCATGGAAGAAGCATATATGGAGAGGAGCAGCTGAAGATGCTTCTCTAATTCCTTCAATGGGGTATACTTTATATGGCTTGAGTGGAGATTATTCAATATCCTTGTTTCTCTTAACCAAG GGTGGTAGTTTGGTTGAGAGAcgactaaatcaaaggaagtgGAAATGGGTAGTCCATGGAAGTCCAAAAGGTCAGCACCTGACATGTATCACACCAGTTCTGCAAGATGAGTTAAATGATAAGTTCTTCTCATTGTTTCTCACCACATCCTCTGGATCCATTTATGAATATCGAATACCAAAACAATCAG GTATTGCTCAAGAGAATCAAATTCCAGATGCATGGGTTAGTCATATGCATCCCCTACATGCAAAAGCTGCAAGAGGTATTGCTGGCCTACAATTTTATATTGGCAAGATACTGTTCCCACTGGATGATGGAAGACTTGCAGAATTGCATCTACCAGGCCTAGGTGGTGAAAATTCAGGGCCAACATATCAAGCTAATTTTCGAAGAAAAGCATCAGCTAAATATATATGGTCAATAATTGATGCCCCAGAGACTGAAGGATGGAATGCTGAGTATTGCACAGAACAACGTGGACCAACAAATTGCATCACAGGTGTAAAAGATGATTCAAATGGTATAGGATTTATGAGACCAATGACAAGAAGGCGGAAGGGAACCCAAGAACAAGCTTACTTACCTTCAGTTGCATCAGATAGTGAGCCAATAAAAGCTATTGATGAATATACATTCCCAGTTAATTGGATCAACACAAACTTCCGTCTAAGAGTGATGCATGGAGGCAGATCATTTTTCCTCATAACAGATGGTGGTTTGACTTTCGAATATCTTTATACTGAAAATGTATGGCTGTGGCTGAGACATGATCACACAACAGCTATCAAAGGTGCACTAGGAAATTACAATGGAAGTTTATATGTTGTTGACACATACGGCAGTTTGCTTATTAGGGAAAGGAACAGCAATGACTTGGCGTGGATAGATTGTACTGCTTTGAGGAAAGGAAGGCAAGTTATTGGAGGCCCTCCATGGGATGCGATGCCAGGTGGAACTATGAGAGTAACACCAGAAGATGCACTGTTCTTTGTGAGCAAAACAGGAAGATTATTACAGTTCACA GTTGCCCTGAGGAAATTTAAATGGAAAGATTGCCGAAACCCTCCCAACACTAAAGTTGCATCTATAGTAGATCAGGAAATGTTCAGGGAAAATATAGTGTTTGTAGTTGGAAGGAACGGTCGGCTATATCAGTATAACAAAGTGACTGAATTGTGGCATGATCATTACCAGTCTCAGCATTTGACTCTATCAAGATTTCCTGGAACTGCTATGAGGCCATTGTCACTGTCACTTGCAGGCTCACTTTTCATGCTTTCAGAAGATGGTGGGCTAGTTGAATATCATTGGAATACATTTGATGGCTGGAATTGGGTGGAGCATGGAACTCCATATAAAGGTGTGACCTTGGTTGGCTCACCAGGCCCATGCTTTGAAGGTAATCAACTGTTTTTAATTGGTTCAGATGGAAAAGTATATCTGAGGTATATGGATCAAATGACATGGAAATGGAAAAGTCTTGGATTTCCATATATGGAAAATATTGTTGTTGAGAATCAAAGACAAGACGAAGACAATGACAGGAAGGAAGAAATTTGTGTTGACGAAGATCTTACAGCTAGCTTGGAGATGAATTCAGAAAACCTGAATGATCTTAGCAGTTACTGTGACCCAAAG GTGGCATCTACTCGACCAATTCCTTTTACTGAAGATTCAGTAATCTTTGAGCTAAGAGATGGCAGA CTAGCAGAAATGCAACGAATGGAGGGCATGCATTGGGTATGGTCTCGTATCATTGGCACACCAACAAGCTTCTGCGTAGCAAATTATTAG